A genomic region of Paenibacillus sp. PL2-23 contains the following coding sequences:
- a CDS encoding DoxX family protein, with product MFLHILSIIIQSWLLLWIAFQGASKIAGTKQQVELFQSIRWPQQLRIIAGVVQLIGAAALIAGYWAPAAAAWAGIWLGVTMLVAIAAHIRVKHSAGQLAPALVTLVLALAVVILFADELL from the coding sequence ATGTTTCTCCATATCCTCTCCATTATTATTCAGAGCTGGCTTCTGCTGTGGATCGCCTTTCAAGGCGCCAGCAAAATCGCGGGGACCAAGCAGCAGGTTGAGCTGTTCCAGTCCATCCGATGGCCGCAGCAGCTTCGCATAATTGCCGGTGTCGTGCAGCTCATTGGTGCGGCAGCGCTTATCGCAGGGTACTGGGCTCCCGCCGCAGCGGCTTGGGCTGGCATTTGGCTGGGCGTTACCATGCTGGTTGCGATAGCGGCGCATATCCGGGTCAAGCATTCCGCTGGGCAATTGGCGCCCGCTTTGGTCACTCTTGTGCTGGCGCTTGCCGTAGTTATTTTGTTCGCAGACGAGCTTCTGTAA
- a CDS encoding S-layer homology domain-containing protein, whose product MNFFVGRKWIAISMIVCLLFSSAGMASAAASASRSDIDGHWAQAQMEAWADKGLIHGYKDGSMKPNQHVTRAEFMALVNRAFQFTASAAIDYVDLQANFWAYSDIAIAVHEGYMAGYADGTMKPNSPISRQEVAVVMSRLLKLSAAPAETSSTFEDASQFAPWSQDAIQAVTEAGIMGGYGNQTFRANAYITRAEAVVTLDRALTGQEGQAIVYDQAGTYGPAEGLLAIEGDVIVNAANITLRNMVIAGDLLLGEGIGEGDAYLDNVTVEGQVTVRGGGPNSIHLKNSVLVDIVIDKTSGTGMVRIVSEGSTTVAMVTVHTPARIQSTQTAPGAGFNQVNLSSSLPAGSEVTLIGSFETLNVSAKQVVVAVPQGSIQNVDVKASATGSSFQLSQGTTVNAMVLNAVISVLGEGAVALATIHTPGSSFQKAPAKTVDSQATPSATPAPTAAPTPVPTLAPTPAPTPAPTPVPPIIILPPVPPIPPLPPVPPAQAPVASNVSITGTPQVGSVLTAQYTYSDANGDLQSGTTFQWYRADQADRSVNRTPIEEAVSMSYTLQAADAGKYVFVQVTPGTTVEPTSGAMVESQATTLVQYMPTAPVAENVAITGALVEGGLLTASYSYFDQNGDAEEGTTYQWYRSEDSARASHLTAIQGAASLTYTLTAADVGHYISFEVMPRSSIAPVQGLPVVAAAAEAVQGLPVLIVEDSLSASMPVISIQQLEVGDTYTVYDTDRTTVLAQGIAEATQVRTVLDAMEPGIHSIQVKVERGSGGQELNAVAVEHEVQPRAIAPRDQISAGSNHIAVLKTSGEVYTWGSNWHSQIGNGTTTAPAIRYKVTGVPEHIVSVQAGFGHTLVLASDGDVYQWGYGGILQPEKVSELDHIIAISAQGGTRSIALKADGTVWTWDRHNFRPPAVLSSLTDVVSVKATYAAYYAVKSDGTVWAWGNNDYGQLGNGTIGNGQNIEVTEPVKVTGLEHVTALECGNLHCAALTESGDVYAWGYNQYGQVGDGTDITRTAPVAVSVPGLSKVVGLGTGLYHTMAETEAGELYAWGGNWTGQLGIGPGADSFTPSKVEGLPSQLAAFTGNNTTVLLTEDGTLYTWGTAYSGALGDGTLNDRNRPAEIEAFNLMLGNPMAVINGALAEHLPVLTIDNIKPGQQYQVMLGADGAIVAQGTAVASEVEVMLDALEPGTYTFRVAASDEGNAFTKMSKVLAYTVGSYELQARERISVGSSHIVLLDGLGHVYTQGDNWRGQIGDGTTDTSNTLYAVQGLPEGIVSVKGGSGHTAILTYEGDVWWWGGSQSMAPARVAGLDHIISIAGEGGTGLLALRSDGTVWELLPDAYGNPSTLRQVTGLAGAAAIQTTWANSSFVLTSSGEVWAWGSNSDGQLGDGTLTARQAPAKVQGLPAIQSLSCGNLHCLALGEDGTVWAWGGNPLGQIGNNTTANQLTPIQVDGLSSINLIGTGNYSNYVLDSGGTFYVWGYNGDFQLGLGNDMTNKLTPVTMTHTMGNVLAVTGGGGNTTLAISSNGSLWLWGYPVNGGNYSTTPTMVTGVQMLPAEE is encoded by the coding sequence TTGAATTTTTTTGTGGGTAGAAAATGGATTGCGATCTCCATGATCGTATGTCTCCTGTTCTCATCGGCTGGTATGGCTTCGGCTGCAGCGAGCGCCTCGCGTTCAGATATCGATGGACATTGGGCGCAGGCTCAGATGGAGGCATGGGCGGATAAAGGCCTTATTCATGGCTATAAGGATGGCAGCATGAAGCCGAATCAGCATGTGACCCGAGCGGAGTTTATGGCGCTTGTGAATCGTGCGTTTCAATTCACGGCCTCTGCAGCCATCGACTACGTAGATCTGCAAGCGAATTTCTGGGCTTATAGCGATATCGCCATTGCGGTGCATGAAGGCTATATGGCGGGGTATGCGGATGGCACGATGAAGCCTAATAGTCCCATCAGCAGACAAGAGGTTGCGGTAGTAATGAGCAGGCTGCTGAAGCTGTCCGCAGCTCCTGCTGAGACAAGCTCGACGTTTGAAGACGCGAGCCAGTTTGCCCCTTGGAGCCAAGACGCCATCCAGGCGGTTACGGAAGCGGGCATTATGGGCGGTTATGGCAATCAAACGTTCCGTGCGAACGCCTATATTACGCGCGCGGAAGCGGTGGTGACGCTGGACCGTGCCTTAACTGGGCAGGAAGGACAGGCAATTGTCTATGATCAAGCCGGCACCTACGGTCCAGCGGAAGGGCTGCTCGCTATTGAGGGGGATGTCATTGTCAATGCGGCGAACATTACCCTGCGGAATATGGTCATTGCAGGCGACCTTCTGCTGGGCGAAGGCATTGGCGAAGGCGACGCCTATCTGGACAATGTTACGGTAGAGGGACAAGTGACTGTGCGCGGCGGCGGGCCAAATAGTATTCATCTGAAAAACTCCGTTCTCGTTGACATTGTCATTGACAAGACAAGCGGCACTGGCATGGTGAGAATTGTGTCGGAAGGCTCAACCACGGTCGCTATGGTTACCGTTCATACGCCAGCTCGCATCCAGTCGACCCAAACTGCGCCGGGAGCAGGCTTTAACCAGGTTAATCTGAGCTCCTCCCTGCCAGCGGGCTCTGAAGTTACGCTCATCGGCTCCTTCGAGACGTTGAATGTCAGCGCGAAGCAGGTAGTCGTGGCTGTGCCGCAAGGCTCGATTCAGAATGTCGATGTGAAAGCTTCGGCAACGGGAAGCTCCTTCCAGCTGAGTCAAGGCACAACCGTTAACGCCATGGTGCTGAATGCGGTCATTTCCGTATTGGGCGAGGGCGCTGTTGCGTTGGCCACGATTCATACGCCAGGCTCCAGCTTCCAGAAGGCGCCAGCCAAGACGGTAGATTCGCAGGCGACGCCATCGGCGACGCCTGCTCCAACAGCAGCGCCAACACCGGTACCAACACTGGCACCAACACCGGCACCAACGCCGGCGCCAACACCGGTACCGCCAATCATCATCTTGCCTCCTGTGCCGCCGATTCCACCGTTGCCACCGGTTCCGCCTGCACAAGCGCCGGTCGCATCGAATGTGAGTATTACGGGAACGCCGCAGGTTGGCAGTGTTCTAACGGCGCAATACACGTATTCAGACGCGAACGGAGATCTGCAGAGCGGAACGACCTTCCAGTGGTATCGCGCGGATCAAGCGGATCGCAGCGTGAATCGTACGCCGATTGAAGAGGCTGTGAGCATGTCCTACACGCTGCAAGCGGCTGATGCCGGCAAATATGTGTTTGTTCAGGTGACGCCAGGCACAACTGTTGAGCCGACTAGCGGGGCAATGGTAGAGAGCCAGGCTACAACGCTTGTTCAATATATGCCGACTGCTCCCGTTGCGGAGAACGTTGCCATCACAGGAGCTTTGGTGGAAGGGGGCTTGTTGACGGCAAGCTACTCTTATTTTGACCAGAACGGGGATGCCGAAGAGGGGACGACCTATCAGTGGTACCGCTCCGAGGATTCCGCTCGCGCAAGCCATTTAACGGCCATACAGGGAGCTGCATCCTTGACGTACACCTTGACAGCGGCAGATGTTGGCCACTATATCTCCTTCGAGGTTATGCCGAGGAGCAGCATTGCGCCTGTGCAGGGGCTGCCCGTTGTGGCTGCTGCAGCAGAAGCCGTTCAAGGGCTGCCTGTACTCATTGTGGAGGATTCATTGTCGGCCAGCATGCCGGTGATCTCCATTCAGCAGCTGGAGGTTGGCGACACCTACACGGTCTATGATACGGACAGGACAACAGTGCTGGCTCAAGGCATCGCAGAAGCGACGCAAGTCAGGACGGTGCTGGACGCTATGGAGCCGGGCATTCATTCTATCCAGGTCAAGGTAGAGCGTGGCAGCGGCGGGCAGGAACTGAACGCCGTGGCGGTGGAGCATGAGGTGCAGCCGAGGGCCATTGCTCCGCGCGATCAAATTTCCGCCGGCTCTAATCATATTGCTGTGCTCAAGACAAGCGGAGAAGTGTATACATGGGGCTCCAATTGGCACAGCCAGATCGGGAACGGCACAACAACCGCGCCAGCTATCCGATATAAGGTGACAGGTGTGCCGGAGCATATCGTTTCTGTACAAGCTGGGTTCGGCCATACCTTGGTGCTTGCCTCAGATGGGGATGTGTACCAATGGGGCTACGGCGGCATTCTGCAGCCGGAGAAGGTAAGCGAATTAGATCACATAATTGCGATATCCGCGCAAGGCGGAACGCGCAGCATCGCGCTGAAGGCAGATGGCACGGTTTGGACATGGGATCGACATAACTTCCGCCCGCCTGCGGTATTGTCAAGCTTGACGGATGTAGTCTCGGTGAAGGCGACTTATGCGGCATATTATGCAGTCAAATCGGACGGCACGGTATGGGCATGGGGAAACAATGACTACGGCCAGCTAGGTAATGGAACCATCGGCAACGGTCAAAATATAGAGGTTACGGAGCCTGTGAAGGTAACCGGCCTGGAGCATGTCACAGCTCTCGAATGCGGTAATTTGCATTGTGCGGCACTGACTGAGAGCGGAGACGTGTATGCTTGGGGCTACAATCAATACGGGCAAGTAGGGGATGGGACTGATATAACACGCACAGCTCCTGTAGCGGTATCGGTACCAGGCTTGTCCAAGGTCGTTGGGCTGGGCACAGGCCTGTACCATACAATGGCCGAGACCGAAGCGGGTGAGCTGTATGCTTGGGGAGGCAACTGGACGGGCCAGTTGGGCATCGGGCCAGGGGCGGATTCCTTTACCCCTAGCAAGGTAGAGGGCTTGCCTTCGCAGCTAGCGGCATTTACAGGCAACAATACGACTGTCCTGTTGACGGAAGACGGCACCTTGTATACATGGGGGACGGCATATAGCGGAGCATTGGGCGATGGCACACTTAACGATCGGAATAGACCGGCTGAGATTGAAGCCTTTAACCTCATGCTGGGCAATCCGATGGCTGTCATCAACGGCGCTTTAGCCGAGCATCTGCCGGTACTGACCATTGACAACATAAAGCCTGGCCAGCAGTATCAAGTGATGCTAGGCGCCGATGGCGCGATTGTTGCGCAGGGGACGGCCGTGGCTTCAGAGGTGGAGGTCATGTTGGATGCTTTGGAGCCGGGGACGTATACGTTCCGCGTTGCGGCGTCTGACGAGGGGAACGCCTTCACCAAAATGTCGAAGGTGCTGGCCTATACGGTTGGCTCATACGAGCTTCAAGCCAGAGAACGTATTTCGGTAGGCTCCAGCCATATTGTGCTTCTAGATGGCTTGGGCCATGTCTATACGCAAGGGGACAACTGGAGAGGGCAGATTGGAGACGGCACGACAGACACAAGTAACACCTTGTATGCCGTACAAGGCTTGCCGGAAGGCATTGTATCGGTGAAGGGCGGTTCGGGACACACAGCCATACTGACCTATGAAGGCGATGTATGGTGGTGGGGAGGCAGCCAGAGCATGGCGCCCGCTCGGGTAGCAGGTCTGGATCACATTATCTCCATTGCGGGTGAAGGCGGCACAGGCCTGCTGGCGCTGAGAAGCGACGGAACAGTCTGGGAGCTATTGCCCGACGCGTACGGTAATCCTTCCACGCTGCGGCAAGTAACCGGTCTGGCTGGCGCAGCCGCCATTCAGACTACTTGGGCAAACTCCAGTTTTGTGCTGACATCCAGCGGTGAGGTGTGGGCCTGGGGCTCGAATTCGGATGGGCAGCTGGGTGATGGCACGCTAACGGCTAGACAGGCGCCTGCTAAAGTGCAGGGGCTGCCTGCCATTCAATCCTTAAGCTGCGGCAATCTTCATTGCCTGGCATTAGGGGAGGATGGAACCGTATGGGCATGGGGAGGCAATCCGCTTGGCCAGATTGGCAATAACACAACAGCTAATCAGCTCACTCCGATCCAAGTGGATGGCTTATCGTCCATTAATCTGATCGGAACGGGCAACTACAGCAACTATGTGCTTGATTCCGGCGGAACCTTCTATGTCTGGGGATACAATGGCGACTTTCAGCTGGGTCTTGGCAACGATATGACGAATAAGCTGACACCTGTGACGATGACTCATACGATGGGCAATGTGCTGGCTGTCACCGGCGGTGGCGGCAACACCACGCTTGCCATTTCGAGCAATGGCTCCTTATGGCTGTGGGGCTATCCGGTCAACGGAGGCAACTATTCCACCACGCCGACGATGGTGACGGGCGTACAGATGCTGCCCGCCGAGGAGTGA
- a CDS encoding metalloregulator ArsR/SmtB family transcription factor, whose translation MSAVAQTRDVYYAVADPTRRELIRLLADAEELPLNRLTIHFPIGRAAVSKHLGILKEAGLVTERKVGRETRNRLNPAPLKELQDWLSYYEKFWKHNMLRLDQLLKEDPE comes from the coding sequence ATGAGCGCTGTTGCTCAGACACGGGATGTATATTATGCGGTAGCCGATCCGACTCGGCGCGAACTCATTCGTCTACTGGCGGATGCGGAAGAGCTGCCGCTTAACCGATTAACGATTCATTTCCCAATAGGCCGCGCGGCTGTCTCCAAGCATCTGGGGATATTGAAGGAAGCAGGCCTGGTCACGGAGCGCAAGGTGGGACGGGAGACGCGTAACCGCCTCAATCCGGCGCCCCTCAAGGAGCTGCAGGATTGGCTGTCCTATTACGAGAAGTTCTGGAAGCACAACATGCTTCGCCTGGATCAGCTGCTGAAGGAAGACCCTGAATAA
- a CDS encoding phage tail protein: MSYVVDFKEVSTAGLESSPAAEALAGLRANEARYFMNKYKHEFAVVPAADSPETLEYVSRILKEQRGIAFAAKPLETSRFQVENIQWAYVFYEDGLAVNVMYTVDDPKKRAVGFKLSEGMEIPKELEEKGFKFARQKSKLAGTIRGSFFVIKGEYE; encoded by the coding sequence ATGTCCTATGTCGTGGATTTCAAAGAGGTGTCAACGGCTGGCTTGGAGTCTTCGCCCGCAGCTGAGGCGCTTGCCGGCCTGCGCGCCAATGAGGCCAGGTACTTCATGAACAAATACAAGCATGAATTTGCGGTGGTGCCGGCTGCTGACAGCCCGGAGACGCTGGAGTATGTAAGCCGGATCTTGAAGGAGCAGCGGGGAATAGCATTTGCGGCCAAGCCATTAGAAACTTCGCGTTTTCAAGTGGAAAATATACAGTGGGCCTACGTCTTCTACGAGGATGGCCTGGCGGTCAACGTCATGTATACGGTCGATGACCCCAAGAAGCGGGCGGTTGGCTTCAAGCTGTCCGAGGGAATGGAGATTCCCAAGGAGCTCGAGGAGAAGGGATTTAAGTTCGCCAGGCAGAAGTCCAAGCTGGCCGGCACGATACGAGGCTCGTTTTTTGTCATCAAGGGAGAATATGAATAG
- a CDS encoding histidine kinase N-terminal 7TM domain-containing protein: MSYNLYLSVMLMAATGCSLILAYLCWQRREQPIAISYGLGLLTGAFYSMGYAFEIVSTNLEQIRFWLRIEYLGIPFGTVFWFLLVLQYTGRQALVRRRLVILLLIVPAITFIAHYTNEWHHWFYTSMSLNMSEGFPTVVLEKGPLYYLHVFFSYILFVIGMVMLVQMFRKATPSLKKQVGFMIIGSWGPYGFTLIYLSGIMYMPIDFSPFGFLFSGVFYLWGIYQFNMLRLAPLALQKVFGTMKDAVMVFDMDHSLTSYNQSAAGIIASLDQNWIGAPAPRVFGEHPVLLDKLRSVPSFTGKVQLGMQGEDRFYHVHITIIADRKQKPVGKVMLLSDVTETVRYEEKLLDSAKQLSELNLFKDKMFNRVAHDIRNPLAVLVNLMELMEDELRECGERHSGMAQEMSRQIHHTFILVEGLLDWFHSQKGGMLLHPHEVNLAAVVEASMALLGVRSEAKGIGVVSQIPEDMRLLCDPEMLAFIIRNLLTNAIKFTDAGGRVSVKAERAEPLIIVAISDTGEGIDPDQARALWQEGYSMSSAGTAGERGIGLGLAICKEFVRLNGGDIWVESSPGLGSTFYFSLPASRVEQTRQAD; this comes from the coding sequence ATGAGCTATAATCTCTATTTATCCGTAATGCTGATGGCTGCCACGGGCTGCTCGCTTATATTGGCTTATCTATGCTGGCAGCGGCGGGAGCAGCCTATTGCCATCAGCTATGGCCTGGGCTTGCTGACCGGAGCCTTCTATTCCATGGGCTATGCGTTTGAAATTGTGAGCACCAATCTGGAGCAGATACGCTTCTGGCTTCGCATCGAATATTTGGGTATTCCTTTCGGCACGGTATTCTGGTTTCTTCTTGTTCTTCAATATACGGGACGTCAAGCTCTAGTGCGCCGAAGGCTTGTAATCCTGCTGCTGATTGTTCCTGCCATTACCTTCATCGCTCACTACACCAATGAATGGCATCACTGGTTCTATACAAGCATGTCCTTGAATATGTCGGAGGGCTTCCCCACCGTCGTGCTGGAGAAGGGTCCGCTTTATTATCTTCATGTCTTCTTTTCGTATATCCTGTTTGTCATCGGGATGGTCATGCTGGTGCAAATGTTCAGAAAAGCGACACCAAGCTTGAAGAAGCAGGTCGGCTTTATGATTATCGGCTCCTGGGGACCGTACGGCTTCACGCTGATCTACTTAAGCGGCATCATGTATATGCCCATTGATTTTTCACCGTTTGGCTTTTTGTTTTCTGGCGTATTTTATTTGTGGGGCATCTATCAGTTTAATATGCTTCGGTTGGCGCCGCTGGCGCTGCAGAAAGTGTTTGGCACAATGAAGGATGCTGTTATGGTGTTCGATATGGACCATAGCTTAACCAGCTATAATCAGTCCGCTGCGGGGATCATTGCCAGCTTGGATCAGAACTGGATCGGCGCGCCGGCCCCCCGCGTATTCGGCGAGCATCCCGTTCTGCTGGATAAGCTGCGGTCCGTTCCTTCTTTTACAGGGAAAGTACAGCTCGGCATGCAGGGGGAAGACCGATTCTACCATGTGCATATCACCATCATTGCCGATCGGAAGCAGAAGCCGGTTGGTAAAGTGATGCTTCTTAGCGATGTGACGGAGACGGTGCGATACGAGGAGAAGCTGCTCGACAGCGCCAAGCAGCTCAGCGAGCTGAACCTGTTCAAGGATAAGATGTTTAATAGAGTCGCACATGATATTCGCAATCCGCTTGCCGTCCTCGTGAACCTGATGGAGCTGATGGAGGATGAGCTGCGGGAATGCGGAGAGCGCCATAGCGGAATGGCACAGGAGATGAGCCGTCAAATTCATCACACGTTTATTCTGGTGGAGGGCTTATTGGACTGGTTCCACAGCCAGAAGGGCGGCATGCTGCTGCACCCGCATGAGGTCAACCTCGCGGCCGTGGTGGAGGCGAGTATGGCCTTGCTTGGTGTGCGAAGCGAGGCTAAGGGGATTGGCGTGGTCTCCCAGATCCCGGAGGATATGCGCCTGTTGTGCGACCCGGAGATGCTGGCATTTATTATTCGCAATCTGCTGACTAATGCAATCAAATTCACCGATGCAGGCGGTCGTGTCAGCGTGAAAGCGGAGAGGGCAGAGCCTCTGATCATCGTTGCGATCAGCGATACGGGGGAAGGAATAGATCCCGATCAAGCGAGGGCCTTATGGCAGGAAGGCTATTCCATGTCTTCGGCTGGCACAGCCGGTGAGAGGGGCATCGGTCTGGGACTCGCCATATGCAAGGAGTTTGTGCGTCTGAACGGAGGAGATATCTGGGTGGAGAGCAGCCCTGGGCTGGGTAGCACGTTTTATTTCTCCCTCCCTGCGTCAAGGGTGGAGCAGACTCGACAGGCGGACTAG
- a CDS encoding response regulator, whose product MKVILIDDEKAMHIIMTRMLAKLDDKLEVAGCFTDTASAYAYLTSHEVDLVFVDISMPRESGLAFAGRLRDAGKHTRLVFVTSHKQYALTAFDVYAFDYIVKPIGLERLGQTIKRAMGELQAEVRLAEKAEAAAPDIRFNCLGGMDIQSAQGLRAKWKSSKSMELFGYLLLHRGRLVSRARLIEDMFGDMPLKNAEVYLNTTVYQLRKVLQSFGLKESLISDSYHYALNLNEVKVDLFEFEAGCRALSMANEQQVSQAIQLEQLYAGNLFGDHAYAWAAHEVERIAIMYASFTRSLSAALLERGDAHLASLLLRKLMSNNELDEEALALLMKAWAAQKNKEALTSCYKRFTETLYRDIGVKSSRESEDLYNKLLLQLDA is encoded by the coding sequence ATGAAGGTCATTCTTATTGATGATGAGAAAGCCATGCATATCATTATGACCAGAATGCTCGCCAAGCTGGATGACAAGCTTGAGGTTGCGGGCTGCTTTACCGATACGGCTTCCGCGTATGCTTATCTGACAAGCCATGAAGTGGATCTGGTCTTCGTCGATATTAGCATGCCGCGGGAGAGCGGGCTGGCGTTTGCTGGGAGGCTGCGTGATGCGGGCAAGCACACGAGGCTTGTCTTCGTGACGTCGCACAAGCAATATGCGCTTACCGCCTTCGATGTGTACGCGTTTGATTATATTGTTAAGCCGATTGGGCTGGAACGGCTGGGGCAGACGATTAAACGAGCGATGGGGGAGCTTCAGGCGGAGGTGCGATTGGCGGAGAAGGCGGAGGCTGCTGCTCCGGATATTCGCTTCAACTGCCTGGGCGGCATGGATATACAGAGCGCGCAAGGACTGCGAGCCAAGTGGAAATCAAGCAAAAGCATGGAGCTGTTCGGCTATTTGCTGCTGCACAGGGGCAGGCTGGTATCGAGAGCCCGGCTGATTGAGGATATGTTCGGCGATATGCCGCTCAAGAATGCCGAAGTCTATCTCAATACGACCGTGTATCAGCTGCGCAAGGTGCTGCAGAGCTTTGGGCTGAAGGAAAGCCTGATATCAGACAGCTACCATTATGCACTGAATCTCAACGAAGTGAAGGTGGATCTGTTCGAATTCGAGGCAGGCTGCAGGGCTCTGTCTATGGCGAATGAGCAGCAGGTGAGCCAAGCGATCCAGCTGGAGCAGCTGTACGCGGGCAATTTGTTCGGGGACCATGCCTACGCCTGGGCCGCGCATGAGGTTGAACGCATCGCGATCATGTATGCCTCTTTCACTCGCAGCTTAAGCGCCGCCTTGCTGGAGCGGGGAGATGCCCATCTGGCCAGCTTGCTGCTGAGGAAGCTCATGAGCAATAACGAGCTTGATGAAGAGGCGTTGGCGCTGCTGATGAAAGCATGGGCCGCACAGAAGAACAAGGAAGCTTTGACAAGCTGCTATAAGCGGTTTACCGAAACCTTGTACAGAGATATTGGCGTGAAGTCCTCGCGTGAGTCGGAGGACCTATACAACAAGCTGCTTCTTCAGCTGGATGCTTAA